From the Octadecabacter antarcticus 307 genome, one window contains:
- a CDS encoding BLUF domain-containing protein, whose amino-acid sequence MNTLKALPQLYQIIYVSHTQEDTTVNDIACILETSRYNNARDNITGLLIYDKQVFFQALEGGRDAVERCYARICRDARHGSPYIAWQGDVRKRSFTSWEMGYRTPSDLDKDDEQSVLALTDLIAKDVKSEGSDLLISVLIRVLFDGPKGRDLGDANTLNPNNSINRHRPK is encoded by the coding sequence ATGAATACACTCAAAGCTTTGCCGCAATTATATCAAATTATTTACGTAAGTCACACCCAGGAGGATACAACAGTAAATGACATCGCCTGTATTCTTGAAACATCGAGGTATAACAATGCTCGTGACAACATAACTGGACTTCTTATTTACGATAAACAGGTATTTTTTCAGGCTCTTGAGGGAGGCCGCGACGCGGTAGAGCGTTGTTATGCTCGCATTTGTAGAGACGCTCGACACGGCTCGCCGTATATCGCGTGGCAAGGTGACGTAAGGAAACGCTCATTCACGTCATGGGAGATGGGCTACCGTACGCCATCTGATCTTGATAAAGATGACGAACAGTCCGTTCTTGCTCTGACTGATTTGATAGCGAAGGATGTAAAAAGTGAGGGAAGTGATTTACTCATTTCCGTGCTTATCCGTGTCTTATTTGATGGTCCCAAAGGGAGGGATTTAGGTGACGCCAACACGCTAAACCCGAATAATTCGATCAATCGTCACCGCCCGAAATAG
- the istB gene encoding IS21-like element helper ATPase IstB produces MTEAPQILLRHHLKQLRLPTFQGEYAKQAQLCAAENKDHIHYLARLCEMELIDRERRMIERRIKAAKFPSTKSLDSFDFKIMPSLNKPLTMDLARCDYVDRRENIIALGPSGTGKTHIALGLGLAACQRGLKVRFTTAAALVHDLIEAQDERRLQRLQKHLTSQNLLIIDELGFVPLSKSGAELLFEVISQCYERGSIIITSNLPFDEWTEVFGSERLTGALLDRLTHHVHILEMNGESYRLKHSRNKQK; encoded by the coding sequence ATGACTGAAGCCCCTCAGATCCTTCTGCGGCATCATCTTAAACAACTGCGACTGCCAACGTTCCAAGGCGAGTATGCCAAACAGGCGCAGCTCTGTGCTGCAGAGAACAAAGACCACATCCACTACTTGGCGCGCTTGTGTGAGATGGAGTTGATCGACCGTGAACGGCGGATGATTGAACGTCGGATCAAAGCGGCGAAGTTCCCCAGCACCAAAAGCTTGGACAGCTTTGACTTCAAGATCATGCCCAGCTTGAACAAGCCGCTGACGATGGATCTGGCGCGTTGCGACTACGTGGATCGCAGGGAGAATATCATCGCCCTTGGCCCCTCAGGCACGGGCAAGACGCACATCGCTTTGGGACTTGGGTTGGCTGCGTGTCAGAGGGGACTGAAGGTTCGCTTCACAACGGCGGCAGCATTGGTCCATGACCTGATTGAAGCCCAAGATGAGCGGAGATTGCAGCGCCTTCAAAAACATCTGACAAGCCAGAACCTGTTGATCATTGACGAACTGGGCTTTGTGCCCCTCAGCAAATCGGGCGCGGAATTGCTCTTTGAAGTCATATCCCAATGCTACGAACGCGGGTCCATCATCATAACCTCGAACCTGCCCTTCGATGAATGGACCGAGGTCTTTGGCTCTGAGCGCCTGACAGGCGCGTTACTGGACCGTTTGACCCACCACGTCCACATTCTTGAGATGAACGGCGAAAGCTACAGGCTCAAACACAGCCGTAACAAACAAAAGTAA
- the istA gene encoding IS21 family transposase codes for MYSVDIYNRVRRACLKDGMSAREAARYFNKDRKTIAKMLRHALPPGYRRSEAPRRPTLDDYVGVIDKILRTDKALIKKQRHTAKRIFERLRDEHRYAGSLTTVTYYVREQKRRTKEVFVPLSHRPGHAQVDFGETLGVIGGVECKIHFFVMSLPHSDAVFVKGYPAETTEAFCDGHVSAFAFFGGIPQSILYDNTKIAVARILGDRTRIRTRRFTELQSHYLFDDKFGRPARGNDKGNVEGMVGYTRRNFMVPAPRYDSFDDLNTHLEEKCLARQGDTLRGHTQTIGARLMSDLDALMGLPIAEYEACDHVSTRATSISMVRYRSNDYSVPVAYAHHDVHVRGFVHEVIIGCGNEIIARHKRSYTSADMIFDPLHFLPLLEQKVGALDQAAPLQGWNLPDVFATLHRLLEARMGKPGKREYVQVLRLLETFEMDVVQGAIQHAIDLGAIGYDAVKHLVLCRVEKRPPRLDLDFYPYLPKANVGTTRPSSYMSLMGRTAA; via the coding sequence ATGTATTCTGTGGATATTTATAATCGTGTGCGCCGCGCTTGTTTGAAGGACGGTATGTCAGCCCGAGAAGCGGCTCGATATTTTAACAAGGACCGTAAGACGATCGCGAAGATGCTGCGTCATGCACTGCCACCTGGTTACCGCCGTTCAGAAGCGCCACGTCGCCCAACGCTTGATGATTATGTCGGTGTTATCGACAAGATCCTGCGCACAGATAAGGCCCTGATCAAAAAGCAGCGGCATACAGCGAAGCGTATTTTTGAACGCCTGCGCGACGAACATCGGTATGCTGGCAGCCTGACGACGGTGACTTATTACGTTCGGGAGCAAAAGCGGCGCACCAAAGAGGTGTTTGTGCCACTGTCGCATCGTCCGGGCCATGCACAGGTCGATTTTGGCGAGACCCTTGGCGTGATTGGCGGCGTAGAATGTAAGATCCACTTCTTCGTGATGAGCCTGCCGCATTCTGATGCTGTATTTGTGAAGGGGTATCCAGCTGAGACAACCGAGGCGTTTTGTGATGGCCATGTCTCGGCCTTTGCTTTCTTTGGCGGCATTCCGCAATCCATTCTCTACGACAATACCAAGATCGCCGTGGCTCGGATACTCGGGGACAGAACGCGCATCCGCACACGTCGGTTTACGGAGCTGCAGTCGCATTACTTGTTTGATGACAAGTTTGGCAGACCCGCGCGAGGGAACGATAAAGGCAACGTTGAGGGCATGGTTGGATACACCCGCCGCAACTTCATGGTTCCCGCACCTCGTTATGACAGCTTTGATGATCTGAACACACATTTGGAAGAGAAGTGTTTAGCACGTCAGGGCGATACGTTGCGGGGTCACACCCAAACTATAGGCGCACGCCTGATGTCGGATTTGGATGCTCTGATGGGATTGCCCATCGCAGAATATGAAGCCTGCGATCACGTCAGCACGCGGGCCACGTCAATCTCAATGGTGCGCTATCGCAGCAATGATTACTCGGTGCCAGTAGCCTATGCGCACCACGACGTTCACGTGCGTGGGTTTGTGCATGAGGTTATCATCGGCTGCGGCAACGAGATTATTGCGCGGCACAAACGATCCTACACATCAGCGGATATGATCTTTGACCCGTTGCACTTTTTGCCCCTGCTTGAACAAAAGGTGGGTGCCTTGGATCAGGCCGCGCCTTTGCAGGGTTGGAATTTGCCAGATGTATTTGCCACGCTGCACCGGCTGCTTGAAGCCAGAATGGGTAAGCCGGGCAAGCGGGAATATGTTCAGGTCCTTCGTCTGTTGGAGACGTTCGAAATGGATGTTGTGCAGGGTGCGATCCAGCATGCCATTGATCTGGGCGCGATTGGGTATGACGCTGTAAAACATCTTGTGCTGTGCAGAGTTGAGAAGCGGCCACCGCGATTGGATTTGGACTTCTATCCCTACTTGCCCAAGGCCAATGTCGGCACAACACGCCCGTCCAGTTACATGAGCCTGATGGGGAGGACGGCGGCATGA
- a CDS encoding invasion associated locus B family protein, which produces MFASKHTRAAVLVAAACCTLAGSASAQDGPPRAGQVFGDWRFDCTAITEAQSRCQLTQTMLAGELRQAVARLGLAPDADGGMVLSALLPLGFSIPAGVRVAIDEGETIPLDLVRCVTAGCIAGHTLSADEITALRLGVLLAISFDSAAGRTITLAGSLDGISAGLDATGWDG; this is translated from the coding sequence ATGTTTGCTTCTAAACATACGCGGGCGGCGGTTCTTGTAGCCGCCGCCTGCTGTACGCTGGCGGGGTCTGCCAGCGCACAGGATGGCCCCCCACGTGCCGGGCAAGTGTTCGGGGACTGGCGGTTTGACTGTACAGCCATCACTGAGGCGCAAAGCCGATGTCAGTTGACGCAGACGATGCTGGCAGGCGAGCTGCGACAGGCCGTGGCACGGCTAGGGCTCGCGCCTGACGCTGATGGTGGCATGGTTCTGTCGGCGCTGCTGCCGTTGGGGTTCTCGATTCCGGCAGGGGTGCGCGTTGCAATAGACGAAGGCGAAACAATACCATTGGACCTGGTCCGGTGTGTGACTGCGGGCTGTATTGCCGGACACACGCTGAGCGCTGACGAGATCACGGCCCTGCGGTTGGGCGTTTTGCTTGCAATCAGCTTTGACAGTGCTGCCGGGCGTACGATCACATTGGCAGGGTCGCTGGACGGCATCTCGGCGGGACTGGATGCGACGGGATGGGACGGCTAG
- a CDS encoding beta strand repeat-containing protein, with the protein MTKWKGSVASMAPALVSVSIIALSSGPAHAQTVISTDETSQQVIAIDEDVTVTETGSVRLVGEDNLAAEDNLAAIEINVADYTSDVLLQGPLRVHGGDGSSSTAGLYLTGNLSGTITNQGVITVYEVLDSNSVSFNGIFVGGDVSGTITNEGTIAIDAAAIDYYASAIGVYVSGTLSGTVRNDGMIAVEAITFTEGATAWGVYVDGVTGTALIENNGTITARALTLDEGPAEAYGIEVEGGLVAGARILNNGLIDVEAESLTYAATGSGIYVDGDAAGEITNTGEIRVAAIGIGVTVETMSAYGIYVSSTLSGTITNDGLISVDIMSISGNDDYSAAGIYTGDVSADGAITNNDTITIAVQPEDVPVTSTIAGIWVDNMDGTLTNDGAITVDVNIEEVWGGELYAYGVFVDRDMGGSILNSGTIDVVVNATAADTDISVYGISSRNISGSITNDGSIDVAVTLAGSGSLVQVTADGIQVGTVGTTGSIDNSGSIVVSATVTADSNTDNASARAIGVEAGNVDGTVSNDGTIEVTATATGFAPGEGFFPRGFGIKVAKVRVDGSIANDGTITVAAMASGTATTVQALAFGIGSDDMYGSISNDGTIEVTATADGSAPSGLSALAYGIEADSVQTGSTVTNDGSIEVSATASGNSLFGPISAYAAGIKVDASGGSVTIDGAVSNGGTIAVVAVATGSGFSAGSANAYGMEMGIVDATGSVSNTGAILVEADAYNDNTSAPSTSQAVGIDIDTLNGTLFNSGTVMASTANGGDAFAVRVASGTGAALFTTQSFFAGELSLQNDELTVESVAGAGSIYWDFTDIPGSVTLDDANGPTLYQSGNVVATVEPANLAFSGQIAADVAGLGASTVAAVLNGTPTSGATVSRNAKAATPTFGAGISTFVQGDYVSRQLDDAVGRELNVDVASLTAGIVGGLQNGLGYGVTLSAMNARGSVYNGFANDTVDTNGVVLGGYGNTAIGSASLTFGATFGLLSNERIRSVNDNLAPGGVSTVLANYDSSFFSPSVELSLASVQSGAVTIQPYVGYRFTQLSVDGYTETGGNAAATFGSRNVSVSDFTIGADMSMALGMGMLTGSAEIMRRDVSDDGTNVTFFGTTGNTATAATDFTALELGVGYDIDLETGTMNFGISGMVGDNGVSGYGLTAGYNVCF; encoded by the coding sequence ATGACCAAGTGGAAAGGCAGCGTGGCCTCAATGGCGCCCGCACTGGTTTCAGTGTCAATCATCGCGCTGTCTTCGGGTCCGGCCCACGCGCAGACGGTCATCTCGACCGATGAGACGTCGCAACAAGTAATCGCTATTGACGAAGACGTGACCGTCACCGAGACGGGATCGGTTCGTCTTGTCGGCGAAGACAATCTGGCAGCAGAAGACAATCTGGCAGCAATCGAAATTAATGTCGCCGACTACACTTCGGACGTTTTGTTGCAGGGGCCCCTCCGGGTGCACGGGGGCGATGGATCATCTTCCACGGCAGGTCTTTATCTGACAGGCAACTTGTCGGGAACGATCACCAACCAAGGGGTCATCACCGTCTACGAGGTTCTTGATAGCAACTCTGTTTCTTTTAACGGCATCTTCGTTGGCGGCGACGTGTCAGGCACGATTACCAATGAAGGCACGATCGCGATCGACGCTGCCGCCATTGATTATTACGCCTCAGCTATCGGCGTATATGTGTCTGGTACGTTGTCCGGTACGGTCCGCAATGACGGCATGATTGCGGTTGAGGCGATCACCTTTACCGAAGGTGCAACCGCTTGGGGTGTTTATGTAGACGGCGTTACCGGCACCGCATTGATTGAGAATAACGGCACGATCACCGCCCGCGCACTCACGCTCGACGAGGGCCCGGCTGAAGCTTATGGCATTGAGGTTGAAGGGGGTTTAGTTGCTGGCGCACGCATTCTTAACAACGGCTTGATCGACGTCGAAGCTGAAAGCTTGACCTACGCAGCCACTGGATCCGGCATCTATGTCGATGGCGATGCGGCGGGTGAGATCACAAACACGGGCGAGATCCGAGTGGCCGCCATAGGCATAGGCGTAACCGTCGAAACCATGTCGGCTTACGGCATTTATGTGTCCTCCACCCTGTCCGGCACGATCACGAATGACGGTTTGATCAGCGTTGACATCATGTCGATCTCTGGCAACGATGATTACTCTGCTGCGGGTATTTATACCGGTGACGTCAGCGCTGACGGCGCAATCACCAACAATGACACGATCACAATCGCAGTGCAGCCTGAAGATGTGCCGGTCACCAGCACCATTGCCGGCATCTGGGTTGACAACATGGACGGGACACTCACCAACGATGGCGCGATAACCGTCGATGTCAATATCGAAGAGGTGTGGGGAGGCGAACTTTACGCCTACGGGGTCTTCGTCGATCGGGATATGGGCGGATCGATCCTCAACTCCGGCACGATCGATGTTGTGGTGAACGCAACAGCGGCGGACACTGATATCTCCGTTTACGGTATATCGAGTCGCAACATCAGCGGCAGCATCACAAATGACGGGTCGATCGATGTGGCGGTCACGCTGGCAGGCTCAGGGTCGCTAGTCCAGGTCACCGCTGACGGGATCCAAGTCGGCACTGTGGGCACAACCGGCTCGATCGACAATTCGGGTTCGATCGTCGTCAGTGCAACAGTGACGGCTGATTCCAACACTGACAACGCTTCTGCCCGCGCCATCGGTGTTGAAGCCGGGAATGTCGATGGCACGGTGTCAAACGATGGTACGATTGAGGTCACGGCGACCGCGACAGGTTTCGCGCCCGGCGAAGGGTTTTTTCCCCGAGGGTTCGGAATCAAAGTGGCCAAAGTGCGTGTTGACGGCTCGATTGCCAATGACGGCACGATCACAGTTGCCGCAATGGCCTCTGGCACAGCGACCACAGTGCAAGCACTAGCCTTTGGAATTGGGTCCGATGACATGTATGGCTCAATTTCCAATGATGGTACGATTGAGGTCACCGCGACCGCTGATGGCTCCGCGCCCTCTGGCCTGAGTGCCTTGGCGTACGGGATTGAGGCGGACAGCGTCCAGACTGGCAGTACGGTCACCAATGATGGATCAATCGAGGTGTCCGCGACGGCCTCTGGCAACTCTCTCTTTGGACCGATTTCTGCTTACGCCGCAGGGATAAAAGTGGATGCCTCCGGAGGCTCTGTGACCATCGACGGGGCCGTATCAAACGGGGGCACGATTGCGGTGGTGGCAGTTGCCACAGGCTCAGGGTTTTCGGCGGGATCTGCGAACGCCTACGGCATGGAGATGGGCATCGTCGATGCAACGGGATCGGTGTCAAACACCGGCGCGATCTTGGTCGAGGCAGACGCCTACAACGACAACACGAGCGCGCCTTCGACGTCGCAGGCCGTCGGCATTGATATCGACACGCTGAACGGCACGCTGTTCAACAGTGGAACGGTCATGGCATCGACCGCAAATGGCGGTGACGCCTTTGCTGTGCGGGTCGCGAGTGGCACTGGCGCCGCGTTGTTCACGACGCAATCGTTCTTTGCGGGTGAACTGTCTTTGCAGAATGACGAACTGACTGTGGAATCTGTTGCTGGGGCAGGATCAATCTATTGGGACTTTACTGACATCCCCGGCAGTGTGACCCTTGACGATGCCAACGGCCCGACGCTTTACCAAAGCGGCAATGTTGTCGCGACAGTCGAGCCTGCCAATCTGGCGTTCTCTGGGCAAATTGCCGCCGATGTGGCAGGTTTGGGGGCCAGTACGGTCGCCGCAGTGCTGAACGGCACGCCGACATCTGGCGCGACGGTCTCTCGGAACGCAAAAGCCGCCACGCCCACGTTCGGAGCTGGCATCAGCACTTTCGTGCAGGGTGATTACGTGTCGCGTCAGCTCGATGACGCTGTGGGCCGCGAACTGAACGTCGACGTGGCAAGCCTGACGGCGGGTATTGTCGGTGGACTTCAAAATGGTCTGGGTTACGGCGTTACTTTGAGCGCAATGAACGCCCGTGGTTCGGTTTATAACGGCTTTGCGAACGATACCGTTGACACCAACGGTGTGGTACTCGGGGGCTACGGCAACACCGCCATCGGCAGCGCATCACTGACGTTTGGCGCAACCTTTGGTCTGCTGTCGAACGAAAGGATCCGCAGCGTCAATGACAACTTGGCTCCTGGTGGCGTATCGACCGTCTTAGCCAATTACGACTCGAGCTTCTTCAGCCCGTCCGTTGAATTGTCTTTGGCATCGGTCCAGTCCGGCGCGGTGACAATCCAGCCTTATGTCGGTTACCGCTTTACGCAGTTGAGCGTCGATGGCTACACCGAGACAGGCGGCAACGCTGCCGCGACCTTTGGCAGTCGCAACGTGAGCGTGTCGGACTTCACCATCGGTGCGGATATGTCGATGGCCCTTGGCATGGGCATGTTGACCGGATCGGCCGAGATTATGCGCCGCGACGTCAGCGATGATGGTACAAACGTGACCTTCTTCGGGACAACAGGCAACACGGCGACAGCGGCCACTGACTTTACGGCGCTGGAACTGGGGGTCGGCTACGACATCGACCTTGAGACGGGAACGATGAATTTCGGGATCTCGGGTATGGTTGGCGACAACGGTGTTTCTGGATACGGACTGACAGCAGGTTACAATGTTTGCTTCTAA
- a CDS encoding tetratricopeptide repeat-containing sulfotransferase family protein, producing MTQHSAQKMQVTPAQALAQASKHYAERRFDAAARILESFVTARPTDADALNLAAATELARGRTDVAVALMDRAVTLHPKNAVFLANLAEMRRRGGDATGGLDAARRAVAANPDIAIAQANLGIALYDAGDLDGAEAAQKAALAIDPRQPRAVNNLGSIARDRGDRKAAADLYRRALRLSPSDDEIASNLGTVLVEDDREDEALRILLPYINVRPKVPAEMHAVIGRAHLRRDALDDAERALRTAINIDPKHISAHVGLSQVLQQKNHADKALVVAAAAARIDPNSATAHHQAGICLGELGAPEKARDAYNRALAADTDFHAALISLGYLAMELGDADEARTMFERALALSSDEFGGHLGLVRLGRVAADHPAMIALEAAAEGLDTMPPKRAVALHYALGKGYEDQKRFSEAWPHYAAGATLKRAEIDYDAAQFEDRVDHIIEVMDAATIERLRSFAISSDRAIFVLGMPRSGTTLTEAILASHPQVHGAGELHDLQRLLPMDNGDPEARYPHVITRGDGPGLTRIVEAYVESLGQRAPDSLHVTDKMPANFLYLGLIHALMPNARIVHTMRDPVDTCVSCYTRLFDRAQLHSYDQVEMARYYNAYRRMMDHWRAVLPASAFLDSEYETLVGAFEPRARSFVDWCGLPWDDACLAFHETKRSIRTASVTQVRQPVYTSSVRKWKSYEDHLGPMLKTLGANCQSE from the coding sequence ATGACCCAACATTCCGCACAAAAAATGCAAGTCACCCCTGCGCAAGCGTTAGCGCAAGCCAGCAAGCATTATGCCGAGCGGCGGTTTGACGCCGCCGCACGAATTCTTGAGTCGTTCGTTACCGCACGGCCCACTGACGCCGACGCGCTCAACCTTGCGGCAGCAACTGAATTGGCACGCGGTCGAACTGACGTCGCTGTGGCGCTGATGGACCGCGCCGTGACCCTGCACCCCAAAAATGCCGTATTCCTTGCCAATCTCGCTGAGATGCGCCGTCGTGGCGGGGACGCAACCGGCGGGTTGGATGCCGCACGCCGCGCAGTCGCCGCCAACCCCGATATTGCAATTGCGCAGGCAAATCTGGGCATCGCACTTTACGATGCGGGTGATCTGGACGGCGCAGAGGCAGCGCAGAAGGCGGCGTTGGCGATCGATCCCAGACAGCCGCGCGCAGTCAATAACCTAGGCTCCATCGCGCGCGACCGTGGCGACCGCAAAGCGGCTGCTGATCTGTATCGTCGCGCGCTCCGCCTGTCGCCGTCGGATGATGAAATCGCGTCAAATCTTGGCACCGTGTTGGTCGAGGATGACCGCGAGGACGAGGCCCTGCGCATTCTTTTGCCGTACATTAACGTCCGCCCGAAAGTACCCGCAGAAATGCACGCCGTGATTGGCCGCGCGCATTTGCGCCGCGACGCGCTAGACGACGCTGAACGCGCCTTGCGCACAGCCATCAATATCGATCCCAAACACATCTCCGCTCATGTCGGGCTGAGCCAAGTCCTCCAGCAAAAGAACCACGCGGACAAAGCACTGGTCGTGGCAGCTGCGGCGGCGCGCATCGACCCTAACTCGGCAACGGCCCATCATCAGGCAGGCATATGTCTTGGTGAACTTGGTGCACCCGAAAAGGCGCGCGACGCCTACAACCGCGCGCTGGCGGCCGATACCGACTTTCACGCGGCCCTCATCTCGCTGGGATACCTTGCGATGGAGTTGGGGGACGCCGACGAAGCGCGCACCATGTTCGAGCGCGCCTTGGCGTTGAGCTCGGACGAGTTCGGCGGGCATCTGGGGCTCGTGCGATTGGGCCGCGTCGCGGCAGACCATCCCGCGATGATCGCACTGGAAGCGGCGGCGGAAGGGTTGGACACCATGCCACCCAAGCGCGCCGTCGCGCTGCACTACGCGCTTGGTAAAGGCTATGAGGACCAAAAGCGCTTCAGCGAGGCATGGCCACATTACGCCGCTGGCGCGACGCTCAAGCGAGCAGAGATCGACTATGATGCCGCACAGTTTGAGGACAGGGTTGATCACATCATTGAGGTGATGGACGCCGCAACTATCGAGCGTCTGCGCAGTTTTGCGATTTCATCAGACCGCGCGATATTTGTGCTGGGGATGCCGCGTTCGGGCACCACCCTGACCGAGGCGATCTTGGCCAGCCATCCGCAGGTGCACGGGGCCGGCGAACTTCATGACCTGCAACGCCTGCTGCCAATGGACAACGGCGACCCCGAAGCGCGCTATCCGCATGTGATCACACGCGGTGACGGCCCCGGCCTGACCCGCATCGTCGAAGCTTACGTCGAAAGCCTTGGCCAGCGCGCACCGGATAGCCTGCACGTCACGGACAAAATGCCAGCGAACTTCCTGTATCTGGGGCTGATCCACGCACTGATGCCGAACGCGCGGATCGTGCACACCATGCGCGATCCCGTCGACACTTGCGTTAGTTGCTATACGAGATTGTTCGATAGAGCACAGCTACACAGTTACGATCAGGTTGAGATGGCGCGTTATTACAACGCCTACCGCCGGATGATGGATCACTGGCGCGCAGTTCTGCCAGCGAGCGCGTTTTTGGACTCCGAATATGAAACGCTCGTTGGCGCGTTCGAACCGCGAGCACGGAGCTTCGTGGATTGGTGCGGACTGCCTTGGGACGATGCCTGCCTCGCGTTCCACGAAACGAAACGCTCAATCCGCACCGCATCGGTCACACAAGTGCGCCAACCCGTCTACACCTCCTCGGTGCGAAAATGGAAATCCTATGAAGACCACCTCGGCCCGATGCTCAAGACACTCGGCGCGAACTGCCAGTCAGAATGA
- a CDS encoding SPOR domain-containing protein, with product MARDISGKILVSKQNFGMVLAMTSVMALSACDENGEFALPTLGAGTDNVTTVAASQSVQLVERDVEAPDAFQVTEGGLWDGRPSLGGVWVAHPDVTEPERVIIRNQANGAFVIGALFRRERDNPGPSLQVSSDAAAALEMLAGSPTQLQVTALRREEVADPPQAMPTADFEAPSDIAATPIASTSLDGADPIAAAAAAIDAAEAAPPIPTAALPVPSPRPTAAPTASGLDRPFIQIGIFSVEGNASGTADRLRGTGIVPTVLEQASQGRTFWRVIVGPTTSESERAELLIQVKAQGFEDAYFVTN from the coding sequence ATGGCAAGAGATATTTCAGGCAAAATATTGGTATCAAAACAGAATTTCGGGATGGTACTCGCCATGACTTCGGTCATGGCGCTCAGCGCGTGTGACGAAAACGGTGAGTTTGCTCTGCCAACTTTGGGCGCGGGCACGGATAATGTCACCACCGTTGCAGCATCGCAAAGCGTGCAACTGGTGGAACGCGACGTTGAAGCGCCCGACGCATTTCAGGTCACAGAAGGCGGTTTATGGGACGGTCGCCCGTCGCTAGGCGGTGTTTGGGTCGCCCATCCCGACGTCACCGAGCCAGAGCGCGTGATCATCCGCAACCAAGCCAACGGCGCCTTCGTGATCGGGGCGTTGTTTCGTCGTGAACGCGACAATCCGGGTCCGTCATTGCAAGTTTCTTCCGATGCGGCTGCCGCGCTGGAAATGCTCGCAGGATCGCCAACGCAGTTGCAAGTGACCGCGCTGCGCCGCGAAGAAGTTGCCGATCCACCGCAAGCCATGCCGACTGCTGATTTTGAAGCCCCGTCAGACATTGCAGCAACGCCGATTGCCAGCACTTCATTGGACGGGGCTGACCCGATCGCAGCCGCGGCGGCAGCAATTGATGCCGCCGAAGCAGCGCCACCAATTCCCACCGCTGCGCTGCCCGTTCCATCACCGCGTCCCACCGCCGCCCCAACTGCGTCGGGCCTTGATCGCCCGTTCATCCAAATTGGTATATTTTCGGTCGAAGGCAACGCCAGCGGCACCGCTGACCGCTTGCGAGGCACCGGAATTGTGCCCACAGTGCTTGAACAAGCCAGCCAAGGCCGCACGTTCTGGCGCGTCATCGTAGGTCCCACCACATCTGAATCCGAACGCGCTGAGCTGCTGATTCAAGTCAAGGCACAAGGGTTCGAAGACGCCTATTTTGTCACCAACTAA